In a genomic window of Halobiforma lacisalsi AJ5:
- a CDS encoding chemotaxis protein CheC: MEIDIRELENYQQLAHDGAQSAADSLSQLTGIKTNVQITNVSLMSSTDLKQEFIGSEFAGVSVDLNGEISGEVALAFDEKGRRAITDKLVPADDPEKKKSSIEEVGNIMSSGFVDGWANYLNARIKSSPPTYIEGTGTDVLPQSATDGDGHLFVFRSRVEAGDGVDNAVDFRILLVPDSTSLERTMQPKTAGGISFEKLEVFTDMTKEGAEKAATNITSMTGIDTAVNVSRLTLVPIEDIPKAVGSKRYVGTVMEYDGKISGFLVILFDQPSGRAVVDSLVPMETDEQWGDVEQEALKELSNIMTSGFVDGWANVLNAEIKHKPPQFVADTGASVMNPVTARIGDTDDHAFLLDSSIETNSDQVFTCQMLALPRRDELEQALDDLLVENSENTRVDPEELFKQQKNGD; encoded by the coding sequence GAGAACTACCAGCAACTCGCCCACGACGGTGCACAGTCGGCCGCCGACTCGCTGTCCCAACTGACCGGTATCAAAACGAACGTTCAGATCACGAACGTCTCGTTGATGTCCTCCACGGACCTCAAACAGGAGTTCATCGGCAGCGAGTTCGCCGGTGTCAGCGTCGATCTGAACGGCGAAATCTCCGGTGAGGTCGCCCTCGCGTTCGACGAGAAGGGGCGACGAGCGATCACCGACAAGCTCGTCCCGGCCGACGATCCCGAGAAGAAGAAAAGCAGCATCGAGGAAGTCGGCAACATCATGTCGAGCGGCTTCGTCGACGGCTGGGCCAACTACCTGAACGCCAGGATCAAGAGTTCGCCGCCGACCTACATCGAGGGAACGGGGACCGACGTCTTGCCCCAGTCCGCGACCGACGGTGACGGCCACCTGTTCGTCTTCCGCAGTCGTGTCGAGGCCGGCGACGGCGTCGATAACGCCGTCGACTTCCGAATCCTGCTCGTCCCCGACTCCACCTCGCTCGAGCGGACGATGCAACCGAAGACGGCGGGCGGTATCTCCTTCGAGAAACTCGAGGTCTTCACGGATATGACCAAGGAGGGGGCCGAGAAGGCCGCGACCAACATCACCTCGATGACGGGAATCGACACCGCCGTCAACGTCAGTCGCCTGACGCTGGTGCCGATCGAGGACATCCCGAAGGCCGTCGGCAGTAAACGCTACGTCGGCACCGTCATGGAGTACGACGGGAAGATCAGCGGCTTCCTCGTGATCCTGTTCGACCAGCCCTCCGGGCGGGCCGTCGTCGACTCGCTAGTGCCGATGGAAACCGACGAACAGTGGGGCGACGTCGAACAGGAGGCGCTCAAGGAGCTCTCGAACATCATGACTAGCGGCTTCGTCGACGGCTGGGCCAACGTGTTGAACGCCGAGATCAAACACAAGCCGCCGCAGTTCGTCGCCGACACCGGTGCGTCGGTGATGAATCCGGTTACGGCTCGCATCGGCGACACCGACGATCACGCGTTCCTGCTGGACTCGAGCATCGAAACCAACAGCGATCAGGTGTTTACCTGTCAGATGCTCGCTCTGCCGCGGCGCGACGAACTCGAGCAGGCCCTGGACGACCTGCTGGTCGAGAACTCGGAGAACACGCGGGTCGATCCCGAAGAATTGTTCAAGCAGCAGAAAAACGGCGACTGA